A single Sphingopyxis chilensis DNA region contains:
- a CDS encoding glycoside hydrolase family 25 protein, which translates to MATGAIRGGKAAQTAAAWRAAIGRTLRRIGAAVVLLLLAAGLALWWAARWTPDRAVYPTQGVTIDAGNGDVHWGSIKAAGAEFAYIAATDGLGGIDPKFARNMAGARDAGVQAGAIHRYSLCQLATDQAANFIRHVPRRADMLPAVVWLDYDDRCPDRPTRALLLSELATFLAQIEAHMGKQSLIAPGPAFESDYKVTRGIARTTWLRRDFFEPDYGAHPWAMWQANDYVRLSGATGTVGWNVLRPQGEMR; encoded by the coding sequence ATGGCAACGGGGGCGATCAGGGGTGGAAAGGCAGCGCAGACCGCAGCCGCATGGCGCGCCGCGATCGGGCGCACGCTGCGCCGGATCGGCGCCGCGGTCGTATTGCTTCTCCTCGCTGCGGGCCTCGCGCTCTGGTGGGCGGCGCGCTGGACGCCCGACCGCGCCGTCTATCCAACGCAGGGCGTGACAATCGACGCGGGCAATGGCGACGTCCATTGGGGGTCGATCAAGGCCGCGGGCGCCGAATTCGCCTATATCGCTGCGACCGACGGGTTGGGCGGTATCGACCCGAAATTCGCGCGCAACATGGCCGGCGCGCGCGACGCAGGCGTGCAGGCGGGCGCAATCCACCGCTACAGCCTCTGCCAGCTCGCGACCGACCAGGCCGCCAATTTCATCCGCCATGTGCCGCGCCGCGCCGACATGCTGCCCGCCGTGGTCTGGCTCGACTATGACGACCGCTGCCCCGATCGCCCGACGCGCGCGCTGCTCCTGTCCGAACTCGCTACCTTCCTCGCGCAGATCGAGGCGCATATGGGCAAGCAAAGCCTGATCGCGCCCGGCCCGGCATTCGAGAGCGATTACAAGGTGACGCGGGGCATCGCGCGCACGACCTGGCTGCGCCGCGACTTTTTCGAACCCGATTATGGCGCGCATCCGTGGGCGATGTGGCAGGCGAACGACTATGTCCGCCTGTCGGGCGCGACGGGCACCGTCGGCTGGAATGTGCTGCGCCCGCAAGGAGAGATGCGATGA
- a CDS encoding cytidine deaminase encodes MTDTRDALIDAARDAAIRAYAPYSGFHVGAALLLKNGDIVTGANVENASYGLTLCAETVAVAKIVNEGWIGELAEVAIIGGRPHGEELMGADPVNPCGRCRQILNEAAERSKVDILVHCASGDGSAVKSYRLSQLLPAAFGPKDLGLID; translated from the coding sequence ATGACCGATACCCGTGATGCGCTGATCGACGCGGCGCGCGACGCCGCGATCCGCGCCTATGCCCCCTATTCGGGCTTCCACGTCGGTGCGGCGCTACTGCTCAAAAATGGCGATATCGTCACCGGCGCCAATGTCGAAAATGCGAGCTACGGCCTCACCCTCTGTGCCGAGACCGTGGCGGTGGCGAAGATCGTCAACGAGGGCTGGATCGGCGAGCTCGCCGAGGTCGCGATCATCGGCGGGCGCCCCCACGGCGAGGAATTGATGGGCGCCGACCCGGTCAATCCGTGCGGTCGCTGCCGCCAGATCCTCAACGAAGCGGCCGAGCGGTCGAAGGTTGATATTCTCGTCCATTGCGCCTCGGGCGACGGCAGCGCGGTCAAGAGCTACCGGCTCAGCCAGCTGCTTCCCGCGGCCTTCGGGCCCAAGGATCTCGGCCTCATCGACTGA
- the dcd gene encoding dCTP deaminase, whose amino-acid sequence MAILSDRWIREAAQTQGMIEPFVEAQRRDGCISYGLSSYGYDARVAPEFKIFTNVDSTIVDPKDFDPKNFVDRETDVCIIPPNSFALARTVEYFRIPRDVLVICLGKSTYARCGIIVNVTPLEPGWEGHVTLEFSNTTPLPAKIYANEGACQFLFLQGNEPCETSYADRAGKYMGQKGVTLPKL is encoded by the coding sequence ATGGCCATTCTTTCCGACCGCTGGATTCGCGAAGCCGCCCAGACGCAGGGCATGATCGAACCCTTTGTGGAGGCGCAACGCCGCGACGGCTGCATCAGCTACGGCCTCTCCTCCTATGGCTATGACGCGCGCGTCGCGCCCGAATTCAAGATATTCACCAACGTCGATTCGACGATCGTCGATCCCAAGGATTTCGACCCGAAGAATTTCGTCGATCGCGAGACCGACGTCTGCATCATCCCGCCGAACAGCTTCGCGCTCGCGCGGACGGTCGAATATTTCCGCATCCCGCGCGACGTGCTCGTCATCTGCCTCGGCAAGTCGACCTATGCGCGCTGCGGCATCATCGTGAACGTCACCCCGCTCGAACCCGGCTGGGAAGGCCATGTGACGCTCGAATTCTCGAACACCACCCCCCTGCCCGCCAAGATTTACGCCAATGAAGGCGCGTGCCAGTTCCTCTTCCTGCAGGGCAACGAGCCGTGCGAGACGAGCTACGCCGACCGCGCGGGCAAATATATGGGGCAAAAGGGCGTCACGCTGCCCAAGCTTTGA
- a CDS encoding cellulase family glycosylhydrolase yields the protein MKFRAAALTLAALFPSAAAHAQGFLKVEGTAIVDGSGKPVILRGMGLGGWMLQEGYMLKLGEVGQQHKIRAKLVELVGEERTAQFYRAWLDNHTTRADIDAMAKWGFNSVRLPIHFDQLTLPADKEPKRGEDTWNEEGFERIDRLLEWSKANSIYLILDLHAAPGGQGNDLAISDRDPDKPSLWQSEENQRKTVALWRKLAARYRDEPWIGAYDLINEPNWSFATPGKGNGCDETENKAVWSLQHRITKAIREVDTKHIVIIEGNCWGNNYKGLPPAWDANMVLSFHKYWNRNDESSIAEIKALRSSYNRPIWLGESGENSNAWYRDAIALVEEGGIGWNFWPLKKIGFNQPLEIVAGDGWMKIVAWMTGKGEKPPADEAFAAMMQLADSARFEKNIPKPDVIDAMFRQPHDASYRAFQTRRLGDETLTIPAVDYDLGPPGVAYHDTVDANYHVATGDERTPWNNGAAYRNDGVDIARDAGGAPYVGDFVTGEWMRYSADVATAGRWTVSARVRSARGGRIGIDERGIAIPAGTAWRTVKLADLDLPAGPGAATLRALDCSDCEVAELVFTPR from the coding sequence ATGAAATTCCGTGCCGCCGCACTCACGCTCGCCGCGCTGTTTCCTTCCGCCGCCGCACACGCCCAAGGCTTTCTGAAGGTTGAAGGGACAGCGATCGTGGACGGATCGGGCAAGCCTGTGATCCTGCGCGGCATGGGGCTCGGCGGCTGGATGCTTCAGGAAGGCTATATGCTGAAGCTTGGCGAGGTCGGGCAGCAGCACAAGATTCGCGCGAAATTGGTCGAACTCGTCGGCGAGGAGCGCACCGCGCAATTCTATCGCGCCTGGCTCGACAATCACACGACCCGCGCCGACATCGACGCGATGGCGAAATGGGGTTTCAACTCGGTGCGCCTGCCGATCCATTTCGACCAGCTCACCCTGCCCGCCGACAAGGAGCCGAAGCGGGGGGAGGATACATGGAACGAGGAAGGTTTCGAGCGCATCGACCGCCTGCTCGAATGGAGCAAGGCGAATAGCATCTACCTGATCCTCGATCTCCACGCCGCACCGGGCGGCCAGGGCAACGACCTCGCCATTTCCGACCGCGACCCCGACAAGCCCTCGCTGTGGCAAAGCGAGGAGAACCAGCGCAAGACCGTCGCGCTGTGGCGCAAGCTCGCCGCGCGCTATAGGGACGAGCCGTGGATCGGCGCCTATGACCTGATCAACGAGCCCAACTGGAGCTTCGCGACTCCCGGCAAGGGCAATGGCTGCGACGAGACCGAGAACAAGGCGGTCTGGAGCCTCCAGCACCGCATCACGAAAGCGATCCGCGAGGTCGATACCAAGCATATCGTGATCATCGAGGGCAATTGCTGGGGCAATAATTACAAGGGTCTGCCGCCCGCTTGGGACGCCAATATGGTGCTCAGTTTCCATAAATACTGGAATCGCAATGACGAAAGCAGCATCGCCGAAATCAAGGCGCTGCGCAGCAGCTATAACCGCCCGATCTGGCTCGGCGAGTCGGGCGAGAACAGCAACGCATGGTATCGCGACGCGATCGCGCTCGTCGAAGAGGGCGGCATCGGCTGGAATTTCTGGCCGCTCAAGAAGATCGGTTTCAACCAGCCGCTCGAGATCGTCGCCGGCGACGGCTGGATGAAGATCGTGGCATGGATGACCGGCAAGGGAGAGAAACCCCCGGCCGACGAGGCCTTCGCCGCGATGATGCAGCTCGCCGACAGCGCGCGCTTCGAGAAGAATATCCCCAAGCCCGATGTCATCGACGCGATGTTCCGCCAGCCGCACGATGCGAGCTATCGCGCATTCCAAACGCGCAGGCTGGGCGATGAAACGCTGACCATTCCCGCCGTCGATTACGACCTCGGGCCGCCGGGCGTCGCCTATCACGACACGGTCGACGCCAATTATCACGTCGCCACCGGCGACGAGCGGACGCCGTGGAACAATGGCGCCGCCTATCGCAACGACGGCGTCGATATCGCGCGCGACGCGGGCGGCGCGCCCTATGTCGGCGACTTCGTGACGGGCGAATGGATGCGCTACAGCGCCGATGTCGCGACGGCCGGCCGCTGGACCGTGTCCGCGCGCGTGCGATCTGCCAGGGGCGGCCGCATCGGGATCGACGAGCGCGGCATCGCCATTCCCGCGGGCACCGCCTGGCGGACGGTGAAGCTCGCCGACCTCGACCTGCCCGCCGGACCCGGCGCCGCGACGCTGCGCGCGCTCGATTGCAGCGACTGCGAGGTCGCCGAACTGGTCTTCACCCCGCGCTGA
- a CDS encoding DoxX family protein produces MSMIAVFFGRLFIAVIFIVSGINKLIHVNDTNAMISAVGLPGGLAIPTGLFELIAGACLALGVATRLWSILLAAFVLLTILFFHREFTDPVQAMTAMKNLAIAGGLLCLFGYGHTRWSYDALRQRRRDELAAHRAQVHATEAEVRAARAEGRAEAVGAPVVVEKRPFWRR; encoded by the coding sequence ATGTCCATGATCGCCGTCTTTTTCGGCCGCCTGTTCATCGCCGTGATTTTCATCGTGTCGGGGATCAACAAGCTGATCCACGTCAACGACACGAATGCGATGATTTCGGCGGTGGGCCTTCCCGGCGGTCTCGCCATCCCGACCGGCCTCTTCGAACTGATCGCCGGCGCCTGCCTCGCGCTTGGCGTAGCGACGCGCCTCTGGTCGATCCTGCTCGCCGCCTTCGTTCTCCTTACCATCCTATTTTTCCACCGCGAATTCACCGATCCGGTGCAGGCGATGACGGCGATGAAGAATCTCGCGATCGCAGGCGGGCTCCTCTGCCTCTTCGGCTATGGGCACACACGCTGGAGTTACGACGCGCTGCGCCAGCGCCGCCGCGACGAGCTTGCGGCGCACCGGGCGCAAGTTCACGCGACCGAGGCCGAGGTGCGCGCCGCGCGCGCCGAAGGCCGCGCCGAAGCGGTCGGCGCGCCCGTGGTGGTCGAAAAGCGCCCCTTCTGGCGCCGCTGA
- a CDS encoding saccharopine dehydrogenase family protein, protein MASRDLDIIVYGATGFTGRLVAEYLGAHYKGRKDAPKWAMAGRSLDKLAEVRDLIGASEETPLIVADASDPASLDKMAASTKVVLTTVGPYQLYGSELVAACVRAGTAYADLCGEPGWMREMIDTHEAAANASGARITFSCGFDSIPFDLGVLFLQAEAVKRHGKPAPRVKGRVRKMAGGASGGTIASLTETLKAIAKKPSLALLLKSSFALTPGFEGPSQPTGLIPEYDGATGTWTAPFVMAPINTKNVHRTNFLLGHQWGADLVYDEMVMTTIGDAGKAMAEAMAKANPFGDSQLKPGEGPSKEERENGFYDILFIGEYPDGTTVRASVQGDRDPGYGSTSKMLAETGMALLENKGAGGVWTPGALLGDALIERLTANAGLTFRLED, encoded by the coding sequence ATGGCGTCCCGCGATCTCGACATCATTGTTTACGGTGCGACCGGCTTTACCGGCCGGCTCGTCGCCGAATATCTTGGAGCGCATTACAAGGGCCGCAAGGATGCGCCCAAATGGGCGATGGCAGGGCGCAGTCTCGACAAGCTCGCCGAGGTGCGCGACCTGATCGGCGCCAGCGAGGAGACGCCGTTGATCGTCGCCGACGCGAGCGACCCCGCGAGCCTCGACAAGATGGCCGCGAGCACCAAGGTCGTGCTCACCACCGTCGGCCCCTACCAGCTCTATGGCAGCGAACTCGTCGCCGCGTGCGTCCGCGCCGGCACCGCCTATGCCGATCTTTGCGGCGAACCGGGCTGGATGCGCGAGATGATCGACACGCATGAAGCCGCCGCCAATGCCTCTGGCGCGCGGATCACCTTCAGCTGCGGCTTCGACTCGATTCCTTTCGATCTCGGAGTGCTGTTCCTCCAGGCCGAAGCGGTGAAGCGCCACGGCAAGCCCGCGCCGCGCGTCAAGGGGCGCGTCCGCAAGATGGCGGGCGGTGCCTCGGGCGGCACGATCGCGAGCCTGACCGAAACGCTGAAGGCCATCGCCAAGAAACCGTCGCTCGCGCTGCTGCTCAAATCCTCCTTTGCGCTGACCCCCGGTTTCGAGGGACCGTCGCAACCGACCGGCCTCATCCCCGAATATGACGGCGCGACGGGCACCTGGACGGCGCCCTTCGTCATGGCGCCGATCAACACGAAGAATGTCCACCGCACCAATTTCCTGCTCGGCCATCAATGGGGCGCGGATCTCGTCTATGACGAGATGGTGATGACGACGATCGGCGACGCCGGAAAGGCGATGGCCGAAGCGATGGCAAAGGCGAATCCCTTCGGCGACTCGCAGCTCAAGCCCGGCGAGGGGCCGAGCAAGGAAGAGCGCGAAAACGGCTTCTACGACATCCTTTTCATCGGCGAATATCCCGACGGCACCACGGTGCGCGCTTCGGTGCAGGGCGACCGCGACCCCGGCTATGGCTCGACGTCGAAAATGCTCGCCGAAACGGGGATGGCGCTGCTCGAAAACAAGGGCGCGGGCGGCGTGTGGACACCGGGCGCGCTGCTCGGCGACGCGTTGATCGAGCGGCTGACGGCGAACGCCGGGCTGACCTTCCGACTAGAGGACTGA
- a CDS encoding acyl-CoA thioesterase, producing the protein MTTCPSALDALLSTLRTEEGVAKAHIDEGWMQGRTAYGGISSAVALAGTMALHPTETPLRYAQISFVGPVGGDCTVETRVLRQSKSSLFIDAGVSSDQGFGTAAVFAFSGERKSHLDHNRLTMPDTPDPETLAPVPEHHARPSFTRHFDMRPTTGPRFAWKSEVGEYLTWVRFVEEPACHPAVALLAMGDALPPAAMALFSQFGPISSMNWTVNMLTGTPETDDGWWLLSAKTGYARHGLSVQDMMLWNRAGEPILSGSQAIAIYA; encoded by the coding sequence ATGACGACCTGCCCCAGCGCGCTCGACGCGCTGCTCTCGACGCTGCGCACCGAAGAGGGCGTGGCGAAGGCGCATATCGACGAAGGATGGATGCAGGGGCGAACCGCCTATGGCGGGATCAGCTCGGCGGTCGCGCTCGCGGGCACGATGGCGCTGCATCCGACCGAGACGCCGCTGCGCTATGCGCAGATCAGTTTCGTCGGCCCCGTAGGAGGCGACTGCACGGTCGAAACGCGCGTGCTGCGCCAGTCGAAATCCTCGCTGTTCATCGACGCCGGCGTGTCGAGCGATCAGGGCTTCGGCACCGCCGCGGTCTTCGCTTTCTCGGGCGAGCGGAAAAGCCATCTCGATCACAACCGGCTGACGATGCCTGATACGCCCGATCCGGAGACGCTGGCGCCGGTGCCCGAGCATCATGCGCGCCCGTCCTTCACGCGCCATTTCGATATGCGCCCCACGACGGGTCCGCGCTTTGCGTGGAAAAGCGAGGTCGGCGAATATCTGACCTGGGTGCGCTTCGTCGAGGAACCCGCCTGCCATCCCGCAGTCGCGCTGCTCGCGATGGGCGACGCGCTGCCTCCCGCCGCTATGGCGCTGTTCAGCCAGTTCGGCCCGATCAGTTCGATGAACTGGACGGTGAACATGCTCACCGGGACGCCCGAAACCGATGACGGATGGTGGCTGCTCTCGGCGAAGACCGGCTATGCGCGCCACGGTCTGTCGGTGCAGGACATGATGCTGTGGAACCGCGCCGGCGAGCCGATCCTCAGCGGCAGTCAGGCGATCGCAATTTATGCGTGA
- a CDS encoding sensor histidine kinase, giving the protein MKLRLWPRSLVGQLVFAVAVMLFVAQAINFTLLARGQKQQFLAHGGGMAVARIIDAVERDRRGEYRARREDRNQDRRGRERGPKLVISETPIPVPAGATRMPDLADYVSGLLHDAEVQVEAVDAWILPARSRLQRPNFPGRIVIVSAKVDGRHFAVRSRIQVGGDRLQGFLVWQTLSLYLLLLVPVMLIAWRVARPLRDLTRAARTNPALRDAPPLEEEGPSDMRDLIAAFNAYRGRISTMLSDKDRMLGAVGHDLRTPLASLRVRVEQVDDDALRDKMIASIEEMTAMLTDILALARSGAGTEAQERIPLREMVGELAADYQERGKDVAIGDIADADVLARPMLLKRALRNLTDNAVAYGMRARLSVRVEAGQARIIVSDDGPGLTEEQIRTLIEPFARGEQSRNRATGGAGLGLSIARDIAEGEGGALTLANRAGGGLDAVIALPLAP; this is encoded by the coding sequence GTGAAGCTGCGCCTGTGGCCCCGCAGCCTCGTCGGCCAGCTCGTCTTCGCCGTCGCGGTGATGCTTTTCGTCGCGCAGGCGATCAATTTCACTTTGCTCGCGCGCGGGCAGAAGCAGCAGTTTCTTGCGCATGGAGGCGGGATGGCGGTCGCGCGGATCATCGACGCCGTCGAGCGCGACCGGCGCGGCGAGTACCGCGCACGCCGCGAAGACCGAAACCAGGACCGGCGCGGGCGCGAGCGCGGCCCGAAGCTCGTGATATCCGAAACGCCGATCCCGGTGCCCGCCGGCGCGACGCGGATGCCCGATCTTGCCGACTATGTCTCGGGCCTGCTGCACGATGCCGAGGTCCAGGTCGAAGCGGTCGATGCCTGGATACTGCCCGCGCGTTCGCGCTTGCAACGTCCCAATTTCCCGGGCCGGATCGTCATCGTCTCGGCAAAGGTCGATGGCCGCCATTTCGCGGTGCGCAGCCGGATCCAGGTCGGCGGCGACCGGTTGCAGGGCTTTCTCGTCTGGCAGACGCTCTCGCTCTACCTCCTCCTCCTCGTCCCGGTCATGCTGATCGCGTGGCGCGTCGCACGGCCCTTGCGCGACCTGACACGCGCCGCCCGCACCAATCCGGCGCTGCGCGACGCGCCGCCGCTCGAAGAGGAAGGGCCGTCGGACATGCGCGACCTCATCGCCGCCTTCAACGCCTATCGCGGCCGGATTTCGACGATGCTGTCCGACAAGGACCGGATGCTCGGCGCGGTGGGTCACGATCTGCGAACCCCGCTCGCCAGCCTGCGCGTGCGCGTCGAGCAGGTCGACGACGACGCGCTGCGCGACAAGATGATCGCGAGCATCGAGGAAATGACCGCGATGCTGACCGATATTCTGGCATTGGCGCGGTCGGGCGCAGGAACCGAGGCGCAGGAACGCATCCCGCTCCGCGAAATGGTGGGGGAACTCGCGGCCGATTATCAGGAACGCGGCAAGGATGTCGCGATCGGCGACATTGCCGATGCCGACGTGCTGGCGCGGCCGATGCTGCTCAAGCGCGCATTGCGCAACCTTACCGACAATGCGGTGGCCTATGGGATGCGCGCGCGGCTGTCGGTGCGGGTCGAGGCCGGGCAGGCGCGGATCATTGTCTCGGACGACGGCCCCGGCCTGACCGAAGAGCAGATCAGGACGCTGATCGAACCCTTCGCGCGCGGCGAACAGTCGCGCAATCGCGCGACGGGCGGCGCCGGGCTGGGCCTGTCGATCGCGCGCGATATCGCCGAGGGCGAGGGCGGGGCGCTGACGCTGGCCAACCGCGCAGGCGGCGGGCTCGATGCGGTGATCGCCTTGCCGCTGGCGCCTTAG
- a CDS encoding response regulator: protein MTDSDTPRILLIDDEPSIREPLAEYLTAQGFMVVDAASAAEARSVLRAQTVDLVVSDIMMPGEDGLSLTRHLRETSSIPVILLTARAEDTERIIGLEIGADDYVVKPFNPRELVARIRTVLRRTQAGGRAIDGGGTSYAFGPWVLREVERVLVDEAGEEIALSSGEYHLLHALVRHPRQVMSRDRLLDLVRGREADIFDRAIDNLVSRLRKKIEVDAAHPQIVKTVWGGGYTLACEVKRMGPAA from the coding sequence ATGACCGATAGCGATACGCCGCGCATCCTGCTGATCGACGATGAACCGTCGATCCGGGAACCGCTCGCCGAATATCTGACCGCGCAGGGCTTTATGGTGGTCGATGCGGCAAGCGCCGCCGAGGCGCGCTCGGTGCTGCGTGCGCAGACGGTCGACCTTGTCGTCAGCGACATCATGATGCCCGGCGAGGACGGACTGTCGCTCACGCGCCACCTGCGCGAGACCAGCAGCATTCCTGTCATCCTGCTCACGGCGCGCGCCGAGGATACCGAACGCATCATCGGGCTGGAGATCGGTGCCGACGATTATGTCGTCAAACCCTTCAACCCGCGTGAACTGGTGGCGCGAATCCGCACCGTATTGCGGCGGACGCAGGCAGGCGGCCGCGCGATCGACGGAGGCGGGACGAGCTATGCCTTTGGCCCGTGGGTGCTGCGCGAGGTCGAGCGCGTGCTTGTCGACGAGGCAGGCGAGGAAATAGCGCTGTCGTCGGGCGAATATCATCTGCTGCATGCGCTGGTCCGCCATCCGCGGCAGGTGATGAGCCGCGACCGGCTTCTCGATCTCGTCCGCGGGCGCGAGGCCGATATCTTCGACCGCGCGATCGACAATCTGGTCAGCCGCTTGCGCAAGAAGATCGAAGTCGATGCCGCGCATCCGCAGATCGTCAAGACCGTGTGGGGCGGGGGCTATACGCTCGCCTGCGAAGTGAAACGGATGGGACCCGCCGCGTGA
- a CDS encoding EF-hand domain-containing protein, which translates to MTMKIPLLTLGAALIAVPVLAAPGGGDRNAVQTRAEVQTTATEMFAKLDANKDGKLDATDRAAKRAEMQEKKFARLDADGDGSISKAEWDQHGADRAAKRGERRTDAGDAGKGKRHGMRGHHGKRGGHHGMMMGKADTDGDKAISQAEFQTAALARFDAADANKDGQVTPEERKAQRGAWRAKRGAAPAAPAVE; encoded by the coding sequence ATGACCATGAAAATCCCTCTTTTGACGCTGGGCGCGGCCTTGATTGCCGTGCCCGTCCTCGCCGCCCCCGGTGGCGGCGATCGTAATGCGGTGCAGACCCGCGCCGAGGTGCAAACCACGGCCACCGAGATGTTCGCGAAGCTCGATGCCAACAAGGACGGCAAACTCGACGCCACCGATCGCGCTGCCAAACGTGCCGAGATGCAGGAGAAGAAGTTCGCTCGCCTCGATGCCGACGGCGATGGCAGCATCAGCAAGGCCGAATGGGACCAGCATGGTGCGGACCGCGCCGCCAAGCGCGGTGAAAGGCGCACCGATGCCGGCGATGCCGGCAAGGGCAAGCGCCACGGCATGCGCGGCCATCACGGCAAGCGGGGCGGCCATCATGGCATGATGATGGGCAAGGCCGATACCGATGGCGACAAGGCGATCAGCCAGGCCGAGTTCCAGACCGCGGCGCTCGCGCGCTTCGATGCGGCCGATGCGAACAAGGACGGTCAGGTGACGCCCGAGGAACGCAAGGCCCAGCGCGGCGCGTGGCGCGCCAAGCGCGGTGCGGCCCCGGCTGCTCCGGCAGTCGAATAA
- a CDS encoding DUF885 domain-containing protein, producing MTDTAPDRRTILAAMGGLAVASIARPAWAQENGDARLDALLSAQFEQGLRDEPTRATSLGIDTGVRAALRAQFPDWSPAAREARTRQIDRDLAAVRAIKGDTLGEAARIAHDSAEFDLVTRQRLARFPYHTGGFGHRPGPYGVTQLGGFYTGVSTFLDSQHPVATKADADAYMLRLQAIPALFDTDTEIVKANAGMGVVAPRFILDQALQQLGRLRDGDVADKTLVSSIAKRSAVIGLSGYGERAAAVFEGPIRAALTRQIDALTELLPRAGTDAGVARLPDGEAYYAATLAQHTTTNLGAAEIHRIGREQVADLTSRIDTLLKAQGYTKGSIRDRLNALGKAEGQLFANDDAGRAEMLAYLNGLLVKIRGRLPQVFSHLPKAPYEIRRVPPEIEIGAPGGSAQAGTPDGSRPGIFFINLRDTAEWPRYTLPTLAYHEGAPGHLFEGALKFEDSELPLYRQAASVTAYGEGWGLYAEQVAEELGMYDDDPLGKIGYLASYAFRASRLVVDTGLHSMGWSREQAIDYMVENSSNSPSASRTEIDRYIVYPGQACSYKVGQIAISRARDEVSKRPGYDIKRFHDVVLGAGRIPLAVLERRVREAFPA from the coding sequence ATGACCGACACGGCGCCCGATCGACGGACCATTCTCGCGGCGATGGGCGGCCTTGCCGTCGCATCGATCGCACGCCCCGCATGGGCGCAAGAAAACGGCGACGCGCGCCTCGATGCGCTGCTTTCCGCCCAATTCGAACAGGGGCTGCGCGACGAGCCGACGCGCGCCACCTCGCTCGGCATCGACACCGGCGTCCGCGCCGCGCTCCGCGCGCAATTTCCCGACTGGTCGCCTGCCGCGCGCGAGGCGCGGACCCGCCAGATCGACCGCGACCTCGCTGCCGTCCGCGCGATCAAGGGCGATACGCTCGGCGAGGCGGCGCGCATCGCGCACGACAGCGCCGAATTCGACCTCGTCACGCGGCAGCGGCTCGCGCGCTTCCCCTATCATACCGGCGGCTTCGGCCACCGCCCCGGCCCCTATGGCGTTACCCAGCTCGGCGGCTTTTACACCGGGGTCAGCACATTCCTCGACAGCCAGCATCCGGTCGCGACAAAGGCCGATGCCGACGCCTACATGCTGCGGCTCCAGGCGATCCCCGCGTTGTTCGACACCGACACCGAAATCGTCAAGGCGAATGCCGGGATGGGCGTCGTCGCACCGCGGTTCATCCTCGACCAGGCGCTTCAGCAGCTCGGCCGCCTGCGCGACGGCGACGTCGCGGACAAGACGCTCGTCTCGTCGATCGCGAAACGGAGCGCCGTCATCGGCCTGTCGGGCTATGGCGAGCGCGCGGCGGCGGTGTTCGAAGGGCCGATCCGCGCCGCGCTGACACGACAGATCGACGCGCTGACCGAACTCTTGCCCCGAGCGGGGACAGACGCCGGCGTCGCGCGCCTGCCCGATGGCGAGGCCTATTATGCCGCGACGCTCGCACAGCATACGACGACGAACCTCGGTGCCGCCGAAATCCATCGCATCGGCCGCGAGCAGGTCGCCGACCTGACGTCGCGGATAGACACGCTGCTCAAGGCGCAGGGCTATACGAAGGGCAGCATCCGCGACCGGCTAAACGCTCTCGGCAAGGCAGAGGGCCAGCTCTTCGCGAACGACGACGCCGGCCGCGCCGAGATGCTCGCCTATTTGAACGGCCTGCTCGTCAAGATTCGCGGCCGCCTGCCGCAGGTGTTCAGCCACTTGCCCAAGGCGCCCTATGAAATCCGGCGCGTCCCTCCAGAGATCGAGATCGGCGCGCCCGGCGGTTCGGCGCAGGCCGGCACCCCCGACGGCTCGCGCCCCGGCATCTTCTTCATCAACCTGCGCGATACCGCCGAATGGCCGCGCTACACGCTCCCCACGCTCGCCTATCACGAGGGCGCGCCGGGTCATTTGTTCGAAGGGGCACTGAAGTTCGAGGACAGCGAACTGCCGCTCTACCGGCAGGCGGCGTCGGTCACCGCCTATGGCGAAGGCTGGGGCCTCTACGCCGAGCAGGTGGCCGAAGAGCTTGGCATGTATGACGACGATCCGCTCGGCAAGATCGGCTACCTCGCCTCTTATGCCTTTCGCGCGTCGCGCCTCGTCGTCGATACCGGGCTTCATTCGATGGGGTGGAGCCGCGAACAGGCGATCGACTATATGGTCGAAAATTCGTCGAACTCGCCGAGCGCGTCGCGCACCGAAATCGACCGCTATATCGTCTATCCGGGGCAGGCGTGTTCGTACAAGGTCGGCCAGATCGCGATCAGCAGAGCGCGCGATGAGGTATCGAAGCGTCCGGGCTATGACATCAAACGCTTCCACGATGTCGTGCTGGGCGCGGGTCGCATCCCGCTCGCAGTGCTCGAACGCCGCGTCCGAGAAGCCTTTCCCGCCTAG
- a CDS encoding DUF1328 domain-containing protein, giving the protein MFKWALIFAVIALVAAVLGFGGVAGAAAGVAKILFFVGLALVVLFLILGSAAARKIT; this is encoded by the coding sequence ATGTTCAAATGGGCTTTGATCTTCGCCGTGATCGCGCTGGTCGCCGCAGTGCTCGGCTTTGGCGGCGTCGCCGGTGCGGCAGCGGGTGTCGCCAAGATCCTGTTTTTCGTCGGCCTGGCGCTCGTCGTGCTGTTCCTGATCCTCGGTTCGGCCGCCGCGCGGAAAATAACGTAA